The proteins below are encoded in one region of Deltaproteobacteria bacterium:
- a CDS encoding acetyl-CoA carboxylase carboxyltransferase subunit beta, translating to MIWFRKKKPGPSVARTVNVPRGLWVKCNHCGEIIYKKEVERNLDVCPKCDYHFRISARTRLDIVLDDGTFTEYFATLEAVDSLDFRDVKKYKDRLKAARKGLDCADAFIAGEGLVEGRRVMIGVFEFAFMGGSMGSVVGEKIARLAETALAERTALVIFSSSGGARMQEGIFSLMQMAKTSAALRRLKEEGVPYISVLTDPTTGGVTASFAMLGDVIVAEPRALVGFAGPRVIEQTIRQKLPEGFQRAEYLLEHGMIDMIVDRKMMKSTLANLIGLLTD from the coding sequence ATGATCTGGTTCAGAAAGAAGAAGCCCGGCCCCTCGGTGGCGAGGACCGTCAACGTCCCCAGGGGACTGTGGGTCAAGTGCAACCACTGCGGCGAGATAATCTACAAGAAAGAGGTGGAGCGCAACCTCGACGTCTGCCCCAAGTGCGACTACCACTTCAGGATATCGGCGAGGACGCGGCTCGATATCGTGCTCGACGACGGCACCTTCACCGAGTACTTCGCCACGCTCGAGGCCGTCGACTCCCTTGACTTCAGGGACGTGAAGAAGTACAAGGACAGGCTCAAGGCGGCGCGCAAGGGCCTGGACTGCGCCGACGCCTTTATCGCCGGCGAGGGGCTCGTCGAGGGGCGCAGGGTGATGATCGGCGTCTTCGAGTTCGCCTTCATGGGCGGCAGCATGGGGAGCGTGGTGGGCGAGAAGATCGCAAGGCTCGCCGAGACGGCGCTCGCCGAGCGCACGGCGCTGGTCATATTCTCGTCGTCGGGCGGGGCGAGGATGCAGGAGGGGATATTCTCGCTCATGCAGATGGCCAAGACCTCGGCCGCGCTGCGGCGGCTCAAGGAAGAGGGCGTGCCCTACATCTCGGTGCTCACCGACCCGACGACCGGAGGGGTGACGGCCAGCTTCGCCATGCTCGGCGACGTCATAGTGGCCGAGCCCAGGGCGCTCGTCGGTTTCGCCGGACCGCGGGTCATAGAGCAGACCATCAGGCAGAAGCTGCCCGAGGGCTTCCAGAGGGCCGAGTACCTGCTCGAACACGGCATGATAGACATGATCGTCGACAGGAAGATGATGAAGAGCACCCTTGCCAACCTCATAGGCCTGCTCACGGACTGA
- a CDS encoding L-aspartate oxidase, which produces MEIRSDFLVIGSGIAGLSFALKAARAGTVAVVTKRAVRESATYYAQGGIASVLSAEDSFEDHIRDTIAAGAGLCDRSVVEMVVRDGPARIRELMELGARFTNRRVDGHLELDLGKEGGHSKRRIVHAGDITGREVEDALIKAVEAEKRIAVYEQHMAVDLITHTKFVSRDGPERVWGAYVLDGATGRVETMLAPTTVLATGGGGKVYIYTSNPDVASGDGIAMAYRAGAEVANMEFIQFHPTCLYHPEAKSFLISEALRGEGAVLRLRDGSTFMDRYHEMAELAPRDIVARAIDFELKKRGDEYVLLDISHRPAAFIKKRFPNIYRKCLEFGFDLTAGPVPVVPAAHYICGGARTDTNGKTTIEGLYAIGETACTGLHGANRLASNSLLEALVFANRAAAHATSRGRDRPPLPSVPPWEPGEAVPSDEAVVITHNWDEIRRFMWNYVGIVRSDKRLERAHRRIRLLQREINEYYWDFTVTGDLLELRNIATVAELIIRCAMTRKESRGLHYNIDYPRRDDERFLRDTVIRRE; this is translated from the coding sequence TTGGAGATACGAAGCGACTTTCTCGTCATAGGCAGCGGCATAGCGGGACTCAGTTTTGCGCTCAAGGCGGCCCGCGCGGGCACGGTGGCCGTGGTCACCAAGCGTGCCGTGCGGGAGTCGGCCACCTATTACGCCCAGGGCGGCATAGCCTCGGTCCTCAGCGCGGAGGACAGCTTCGAGGACCATATAAGGGATACCATAGCCGCCGGGGCCGGTCTGTGCGACCGTTCCGTAGTGGAGATGGTCGTGCGCGACGGCCCTGCGCGGATCCGCGAGCTGATGGAGTTGGGCGCACGGTTCACCAACCGCCGTGTGGACGGTCACCTGGAGCTCGACCTCGGCAAGGAGGGCGGCCACTCCAAGCGCAGGATAGTCCATGCAGGCGACATCACGGGCCGCGAGGTGGAGGACGCGCTCATAAAGGCCGTGGAGGCCGAGAAGAGGATCGCCGTCTACGAGCAGCACATGGCGGTGGACCTCATAACGCACACCAAGTTCGTAAGCAGGGACGGGCCCGAGCGGGTATGGGGCGCCTACGTGCTCGACGGGGCGACGGGACGGGTGGAGACCATGCTCGCCCCCACCACCGTCCTGGCGACCGGAGGCGGCGGCAAGGTCTACATCTACACGAGCAACCCCGACGTGGCCTCGGGCGACGGCATCGCCATGGCCTACCGGGCGGGAGCCGAGGTCGCCAACATGGAGTTCATCCAGTTCCACCCCACCTGCCTCTACCACCCCGAAGCCAAGAGCTTCCTCATAAGCGAGGCCCTGAGGGGCGAGGGCGCCGTGCTGAGGCTGCGCGACGGCTCGACCTTCATGGACCGCTACCACGAAATGGCGGAGCTCGCACCCCGCGACATCGTGGCCAGGGCCATAGACTTCGAGCTCAAGAAGAGGGGCGACGAGTACGTGCTCCTCGATATAAGCCACAGGCCCGCGGCCTTCATCAAGAAGCGCTTCCCCAACATATACAGAAAGTGCCTCGAGTTCGGTTTCGACCTCACCGCCGGACCCGTCCCCGTCGTCCCGGCGGCCCATTACATATGCGGCGGGGCGCGCACCGACACCAACGGGAAGACCACCATCGAAGGGCTCTACGCCATAGGCGAGACGGCCTGCACCGGCCTTCACGGCGCCAACAGGCTCGCATCCAACTCGCTTCTCGAGGCCCTGGTCTTCGCAAACCGCGCCGCGGCCCACGCCACCTCAAGGGGCAGGGACCGCCCTCCCCTTCCCAGCGTGCCCCCCTGGGAGCCCGGCGAGGCCGTCCCAAGCGACGAGGCGGTGGTCATCACCCACAACTGGGACGAGATCAGGCGCTTCATGTGGAACTACGTGGGCATAGTCCGCTCCGACAAGCGCCTGGAGAGGGCCCACCGGCGCATCAGGCTGCTGCAGCGGGAAATAAACGAATACTACTGGGACTTCACCGTCACAGGCGACCTGCTCGAGCTGCGCAACATCGCAACCGTCGCCGAACTCATCATACGCTGCGCCATGACGAGAAAGGAGTCGCGGGGACTCCACTACAACATAGACTACCCCCGCCGCGACGACGAGCGGTTCCTCAGGGACACGGTCATAAGGCGGGAGTGA
- a CDS encoding LPS-assembly protein LptD — translation MLLARPLRGRLDLAACCARLRPQPRRGGGAGGRPASPRIRTAHTGDRRARRQGRGPHPLFARPARRPRRAHQAPLRPRGGPRSPRSAGHALRRAHACLRAGRRCREARPGAGPDRRRRLRHRLGLHGRRGRGRHYPGGRGLAAGSARPLRTRPRHGKPRPGRQVSVDRGATVDGARYGTAGRTVLAALSFVFLLCAPCYAAPTEGSPFFRRDRPIDIEADALSYDRESDTYLAEGNVVVTQGLTRLSADKMMINMSSGAGLVAGDVRGTDEAGNSIECDSISFNVNDETAVVLRGRFFYREMNVYITGEEIRKVGEQTYTATESTFTSCDCEEGEEPAWSFHLSRAKVTFGEFLTGRNAFFRVKGYPLLYSPYVIAPVNRKRQTGFLTPVPGYSRLRGAVLGNSFFWAMAGNMDATFYLDVESRRGLGKGFEFRHKRTRRSEGEFYFYHYKERDITRVRRFRSAVDNLRRPQSATDDRWEVKLRHRESLAGGVRLKADIHMVSDDEYFIDFGRDALMRSRESLESTVSLTKQWAAYSLVAELRYFDNLLLADDDTVLQRLPEVSFRSPSRDISGTPLRFSLDSAYVNFHRRKGLRGDRIDLNPRLSLPLRPGGWFEFTPSVGPRLTWYSIDDRDVPGVYDRESFRRYLYDVRGVLTTTFVRIFKPGFEVLRKVRHTVRPKLVYVYIPDVDQSRLPRFDSLDRVAAANRITYSLNNTVTGRFEKDGRKRYLDFLYFDISQSYDIGAARRPAVPGVKKQPFSDVTAEVILRPMEAVEVSARALYDVYERALDKYDITAGYGDAYGNALSLNYRFRNTPPGSLSVPSPAQPSAASAATSAAVLDSSRRYAEVYWRLRLADPVALSYRNRYSFDAGKSLETDYGAEYMHQCWGVKIEYRDLLEEQLVMLTFSLKGLGEVGGIKGRFEGK, via the coding sequence ATGCTGCTGGCCCGGCCGCTTCGAGGTCGTCTCGACCTCGCCGCTTGTTGTGCTCGACTGCGCCCACAACCCCGACGCGGCGGCGGCGCTGGCGGCCGCCCTGCGAGCCCTCGAATACGAACGGCTCATACTGGTGATCGGCGTGCTCGCCGACAAGGACGCGGGCCGCATCCTCTCTTCGCTCGTCCCGCTCGCCGACCTCGTCGTGCTCACCAGGCCCCGCTGCGCCCGCGCGGCGGACCCCGCTCGCCTCGAAGCGCCGGCCATGCGCTACGGCGGGCGCACGCTTGTCTGCGAGCCGGTCGGCGATGCCGTGAAGCTCGCCCTGGAGCGGGCCCGGACCGGCGACGCCGTCTGCGTCACCGGCTCGGTCTACACGGTCGGCGAGGCCGCGGCCGCCATTACCCCGGCGGCCGCGGCCTCGCCGCAGGCTCCGCCAGGCCCCTCCGCACCAGGCCCCGCCACGGCAAACCCCGCCCCGGCAGGCAGGTGAGCGTGGACCGCGGCGCGACGGTGGACGGAGCGCGTTACGGGACCGCGGGCCGGACTGTCCTTGCGGCCCTATCCTTCGTCTTCCTTCTTTGCGCCCCCTGCTACGCCGCCCCCACCGAGGGCTCTCCATTCTTCAGAAGAGACCGCCCTATAGACATAGAGGCCGACGCCCTGAGCTACGACAGGGAGAGCGACACCTATCTCGCCGAGGGGAACGTGGTCGTTACCCAGGGACTTACGCGCCTTTCGGCCGACAAGATGATGATAAACATGAGCTCCGGCGCCGGCCTTGTCGCCGGTGACGTGCGCGGCACGGACGAGGCGGGAAACTCAATCGAGTGCGACTCCATAAGCTTCAACGTAAACGACGAGACGGCAGTGGTCCTGAGGGGGCGCTTCTTCTACAGGGAGATGAACGTCTACATAACGGGCGAGGAGATACGCAAGGTCGGCGAGCAGACCTACACGGCCACGGAGAGCACCTTCACGTCGTGCGACTGCGAGGAGGGCGAGGAACCGGCCTGGAGCTTCCATCTTTCGAGAGCCAAGGTGACATTCGGCGAGTTCCTTACCGGGCGCAACGCCTTCTTCAGGGTCAAGGGATACCCGCTCCTCTATTCGCCCTACGTCATAGCTCCGGTGAACAGGAAGAGGCAGACCGGTTTCCTGACGCCTGTCCCAGGCTATTCGAGGCTGCGCGGCGCGGTGCTGGGAAATTCCTTCTTCTGGGCCATGGCCGGCAACATGGACGCCACGTTCTACCTCGACGTGGAGAGCAGAAGAGGGCTCGGCAAGGGGTTCGAGTTCCGCCACAAGAGGACGCGCCGGAGCGAGGGAGAGTTCTACTTCTACCACTACAAGGAGCGCGACATCACGCGGGTGCGCCGCTTCCGCTCGGCGGTGGACAATCTCAGGAGGCCCCAGAGCGCTACCGACGACCGATGGGAGGTGAAGCTGCGCCACAGGGAGAGCCTTGCGGGGGGGGTGCGCCTCAAGGCCGACATCCACATGGTGAGCGACGACGAGTACTTCATCGACTTCGGCAGGGACGCCCTCATGCGAAGCCGCGAGAGCCTTGAGAGCACCGTGTCGCTGACGAAACAGTGGGCGGCCTACAGCCTCGTCGCCGAGCTTCGCTACTTCGACAACCTCCTGCTCGCCGACGACGACACGGTGCTGCAGCGTTTGCCGGAGGTGAGCTTCCGCAGCCCGAGCCGCGACATCTCCGGCACGCCGCTTCGCTTCTCCCTCGACTCCGCCTACGTGAACTTCCACAGGCGAAAGGGGCTTCGCGGCGACCGCATCGACCTCAACCCCAGGCTCTCGCTCCCCCTCCGCCCTGGCGGCTGGTTCGAGTTCACGCCGTCTGTAGGTCCCAGGCTCACGTGGTACTCGATAGACGACAGGGACGTGCCCGGGGTCTACGACAGGGAGAGCTTCCGGCGCTACCTGTACGACGTGCGGGGCGTGCTCACCACTACCTTTGTCCGTATCTTCAAGCCCGGCTTCGAGGTGCTCAGGAAGGTGCGCCACACCGTAAGGCCCAAGCTCGTCTATGTCTACATACCCGATGTGGATCAGAGCAGGCTTCCGCGCTTTGACAGCCTCGACAGGGTGGCAGCGGCCAACAGGATAACCTACTCGCTCAACAACACCGTCACGGGAAGGTTCGAGAAGGACGGCCGCAAGCGTTATCTCGACTTCCTCTACTTCGACATAAGCCAGAGCTACGACATCGGAGCGGCGCGCCGCCCGGCCGTCCCCGGCGTGAAGAAACAGCCCTTCTCCGACGTCACCGCCGAGGTGATCCTCCGGCCCATGGAAGCCGTGGAGGTCTCGGCCCGGGCGCTCTACGACGTCTACGAGCGCGCCCTCGACAAGTACGACATCACGGCCGGCTACGGCGACGCCTACGGCAACGCCCTCTCGCTCAACTACCGTTTCAGGAACACCCCCCCCGGTTCGCTTTCAGTCCCGTCGCCGGCGCAGCCCTCCGCCGCCTCGGCCGCGACCTCGGCCGCCGTCCTCGACAGCTCGCGCCGTTACGCTGAAGTCTACTGGCGGCTGCGCCTGGCCGACCCGGTGGCGCTGAGCTACCGCAACCGTTACTCCTTCGACGCCGGCAAGTCGCTGGAGACCGACTACGGCGCCGAGTACATGCACCAGTGCTGGGGCGTTAAGATAGAGTACCGGGACCTGCTCGAAGAACAGCTCGTCATGCTCACCTTCAGCCTCAAGGGTCTCGGCGAGGTGGGGGGAATCAAGGGCAGGTTCGAGGGGAAATGA
- a CDS encoding bifunctional folylpolyglutamate synthase/dihydrofolate synthase, with amino-acid sequence MPSIEDTLRHLYSLEGRAVKPGLSRTRRLLAAAGEPQRAFRSVVVGGTNGKGSVCAMIHSVLCRAGLRAGLYTSPHLVRFNERIRIGSGPGSGGGVAPMISDDEVAGLFEYVSSLAGPGGDGPTFFEYTTVMALEHFRRSAVDAAVLEVGMGGRLDAVNAVEEPVVTVITSVGLDHTRFLGSTVEEVAAEKAGIIKEGVPVVTAVERPGALSVIERRAARAGAPLYRLGREFGFTERGAGVFDYRSIGGERVEAIEVGLGGAHQLRNAACAAAAVELMADAGLPVGLDSLRAALEGCCWPGRFEVVSTSPLVVLDCAHNPDAAAALAAALRALEYERLILVIGVLADKDAGRILSSLVPLADLVVLTRPRCARAADPARLEAPAMRYGGRTLVCEPVGDAVKLALERARTGDAVCVTGSVYTVGEAAAAITPAAAASPQAPPGPSAPGPATANPAPAGR; translated from the coding sequence ATGCCTTCCATCGAAGATACGCTCCGACACCTCTACTCGCTCGAGGGGCGCGCCGTGAAGCCGGGGCTGAGCAGGACCCGCAGACTCCTCGCCGCGGCCGGAGAGCCCCAGCGGGCCTTCCGGTCCGTAGTAGTCGGCGGCACCAACGGCAAGGGCTCGGTCTGCGCCATGATCCACTCGGTCCTGTGCCGCGCCGGGCTGAGGGCGGGACTCTACACCTCGCCGCACCTTGTGCGCTTCAACGAGCGCATCCGCATCGGCTCCGGGCCCGGAAGCGGCGGCGGAGTCGCCCCCATGATAAGCGACGATGAGGTCGCCGGGCTCTTCGAGTACGTGAGCTCCCTTGCAGGCCCCGGCGGCGACGGCCCCACCTTCTTCGAATACACGACCGTCATGGCCCTCGAACACTTCAGGCGCTCGGCCGTCGATGCGGCGGTGCTCGAGGTCGGCATGGGCGGGCGGCTCGACGCGGTGAACGCCGTGGAAGAGCCCGTCGTCACGGTCATAACGTCCGTGGGGCTCGACCATACGCGCTTTCTCGGCTCCACCGTCGAAGAGGTGGCGGCCGAGAAGGCCGGCATCATCAAAGAGGGCGTGCCCGTGGTGACGGCGGTGGAGAGGCCCGGGGCGCTCTCCGTCATAGAGCGCAGGGCCGCCCGTGCGGGCGCGCCGCTATACAGGCTGGGCCGCGAGTTCGGCTTCACGGAGCGCGGCGCGGGAGTCTTCGACTACCGCTCCATAGGCGGAGAGAGGGTCGAGGCCATTGAGGTGGGCCTTGGCGGAGCCCACCAGCTTCGAAACGCCGCCTGCGCCGCGGCTGCCGTGGAGCTCATGGCGGACGCAGGCCTGCCGGTGGGGCTCGACTCCCTCAGGGCCGCCCTCGAGGGATGCTGCTGGCCCGGCCGCTTCGAGGTCGTCTCGACCTCGCCGCTTGTTGTGCTCGACTGCGCCCACAACCCCGACGCGGCGGCGGCGCTGGCGGCCGCCCTGCGAGCCCTCGAATACGAACGGCTCATACTGGTGATCGGCGTGCTCGCCGACAAGGACGCGGGCCGCATCCTCTCTTCGCTCGTCCCGCTCGCCGACCTCGTCGTGCTCACCAGGCCCCGCTGCGCCCGCGCGGCGGACCCCGCTCGCCTCGAAGCGCCGGCCATGCGCTACGGCGGGCGCACGCTTGTCTGCGAGCCGGTCGGCGATGCCGTGAAGCTCGCCCTGGAGCGGGCCCGGACCGGCGACGCCGTCTGCGTCACCGGCTCGGTCTACACGGTCGGCGAGGCCGCGGCCGCCATTACCCCGGCGGCCGCGGCCTCGCCGCAGGCTCCGCCAGGCCCCTCCGCACCAGGCCCCGCCACGGCAAACCCCGCCCCGGCAGGCAGGTGA